In one Musa acuminata AAA Group cultivar baxijiao chromosome BXJ2-5, Cavendish_Baxijiao_AAA, whole genome shotgun sequence genomic region, the following are encoded:
- the LOC135611727 gene encoding LOB domain-containing protein 18-like, producing MSGNVSPSLSVGGGSGSVGGGVGGGGAGGGGGFGGGGGGGLGPCGACKFLRRKCLAGCIFAPYFDAEQGAARFAAVHKVFGASNASKLLLHIPAHKRHDAVITICYEAQARLRDPVYGCVAHIFALQQQVVSLQAELSYLQAHLATLELPSPPPPPPPPSLLAPTPFSTSDLTSASSLPSTGDLSTMFDPQVQPEWPLQQQQQRPPTELRPQLSNRARNVLGNPGCGGGDLQALARELLDRHRSTTSEPPPISK from the exons ATGAGTGGTAACGTAAGTCCAAGTCTGAGTGTCGGGGGAGGAAGTGGAAGTGTCGGTGGTggtgtaggaggaggaggagcaggaggtGGTGGAGGCTTCGGCGGAGGAGGTGGCGGTGGACTTGGACCCTGCGGGGCGTGCAAGTTTCTGAGGAGGAAGTGCTTGGCGGGGTGCATATTCGCGCCTTACTTCGATGCCGAGCAAGGCGCGGCGCGCTTCGCGGCGGTGCACAAGGTGTTCGGTGCCAGCAACGCTTCGAAGCTCCTCCTACACATCCCTGCCCACAAGCGGCACGACGCTGTCATTACTATCTGCTACGAGGCCCAGGCACGGCTCCGCGACCCCGTCTACGGTTGCGTTGCTCACATCTTCGCCCTCCAACAACAG GTTGTCAGCCTGCAGGCAGAGCTGTCCTACTTACAAGCCCACCTAGCCACGTTGGAGCTGCCGTCCCCTCCGCCACCGCCCCCACCACCGTCGCTCCTCGCACCGACACCGTTCTCAACATCAGACCTGACATCGGCGTCGAGCCTCCCCTCCACcggcgatctctcgacaatgttcgacCCTCAGGTGCAGCCAGAATGGCctcttcagcagcagcagcagagaccACCCACAGAGCTCCGGCCACAGCTCAGCAACAGGGCAAGGAACGTGTTGGGGAACCCCGGATGTGGAGGCGGCGATCTCCAAGCATTAGCAAGGGAGCTCCTCGATAGGCACCGGTCGACCACCAGCGAGCCGCCTCCCATCTCAAAGTAA